From the Tachysurus fulvidraco isolate hzauxx_2018 chromosome 21, HZAU_PFXX_2.0, whole genome shotgun sequence genome, the window AAACTTGATTCTAATTTAAACCTGTGCATGTATTCCATTGTACTAgcttaatatataaacattcgAAAGAAAGATTTCTCACAATTATGCGTGAAGAGtcagataagcggtaaaaaatggatggatggatggatgtgtgaagagtgtatactgtagatgAGGAGGTAAGAGAGCTGAATAGACTAAAAGACTACAGTGGCAATGCATCCTTATTCTGATAGAGATGAATTTAATCTGTGAATGAATCTGTGAGCAGTTAAAAAGCATTATTTATAATGTAGGAAACAAACCATATATTTTTAACCATATATGTTGGTAGcatttgtacaaaaaaattaCCACACAAATTTTTATAAACCTAAAATAATCCACCCAGGTCACTGGTAGTCCCATGCAGGCTCGTTTCCATTGATGTACACCTACTGTATAGAGTGACTTGAGATGTGGTGCATGgacataataaacataaacaattaGGTGTAGATACAAGAACATTGTGAGGCCAAAGGTCTGACAACTAATGAAACTGACATGAATTTGAAAATCTTTTAGTACAGTTTTTGGTGTCTCGATTTTGCTCTGATGACCATGTTCACTAAAGCTGGCTTGGACATCTTCTTTAGAGGAAGGACATACACATGAAGATGcaaatgtacatttaataatTTGACCTTTCTATAATTTTAATGATTTCTTTCAAACATTCTGTTTATTTCCAGTTATTAATGAAAAGATAAACCACagaatacagtatgtacagtctCAGACTTTTTTCCTCAGACCACACTGTATGTAAAGCCCAGGTCTTGGTCAGAGATCACCTTGGTGGTAAAATAATCAGACTTACCTTCTATATTTCATGTACCTATCAGGAGCACTTTTATCGAGGTGCCGTCTCCAGTTCTGCCGGAGCTCCTGGCACACAGATTCAATGGGCAGGCCCATAATGATAGGTATTTCCTGATATTTCTGTCCAAGTTGTGGCTAAATTTattgtatctgtgtttgtaatGCTTCTTTGATGAAGGTTTCTCAGTCACAATGCAGTATCAGTAgcaggtgaagaaaaaaaaaaacattctgtggCACAGCTTTGAATGTTACTGTAGGTAACTGAGAAATTGTGTTCCTTCAATGTTCCCCTCCATTCATCCATGTGTTGTCATGCCATATTTTCGGAaaatagaattattttatttgcacattcttaggaatgaaagaaaaaaaatgctgtggtGAATTTATTGTCCCTGCATGAtttgaggtttttatttttttttttaatgtccagTCATTAGCAACCGGGTTTTGTGCCGCAGATTGCAGACCAAACAAGAAGAAGGAATTTCCATTATATCACCCATGTAGTTAATATGTCCTTGTAAGGAATGCTAACAGaaattgtaaattattttaataaatgctaaaaaatgCAGCATTGTTTAGCCACTATGCTAACCAGACAGGATTTCAGGGAGAATGTTAATATTCAGTAGCTTTACTGTTATTGTTATCTAGTTGACAACACCAAGTTATTGTCATACTTTCTAGATCACAATATATCCAGCTGATGCTAaacagctagctaacatgagctaCCATTAAGACATATTCAATATGTCTGACCACCTATTTTGACTGGATTTCTGGGGGAATTTTAATGTCATCATTTGTATATGTCAAATCCATTCACTTAAGCTGATAAGCTATCTTATGAACATCAGATAATTTATGGGATTTCTAAACAAATTTGTATGTCATATATCTCATCTTTCCAACTAATGCTAGCTAGTGGGGTATCTGAACTAGAATTCAGAGAAAATTTTTTAAAGgcatatttataaatatgtgtAATGCAAACTACTAGGTGATAGCTGACAGGATTTTGAAAGGAATTTGCAATTTCAAAGGATTTTGGCTATTCATAATATAAAGTACAAAGTAATTTGGCTATTCATAATATACTGTGTATGCTAGCTAGTTAAGTAATAAGAATAAAAGCataatatatgaaaaaatataaaatattacgGTACAAATATGAAGTGCTAGCATGTGTTAGCCATCTGATCTTTTGAATGCATCATAAAACTAATTAAAGGTGTGACTGAATTCAGTTATAGGCTGCAATCTGCAGACAGACCCTCATTGTACGTTAACTGTTCATACATGTGCTATACTCGTTGTGTATCCTGCTGGAAGACACACATGTTTATTCCTGTAACTCTGGCGCTAACATCAGTGCTGTCCCTCCACAGGTTGTCATTTCTTCCAAACCGAAGCTACAGTGACAACGGCAAACAAATCCTTTCCAGCGAACAGGAATCTCTGGATTCTGCTGGTGTTTtctaaaaaagacaataaaaaccTACAGATGGCAGTAACCTGTTACTACAAACCAGCATCAGCCCGTACTTAGAAGACATGGCTTCTTCAAATAAGCCAGAGATGCTCCAGTGCTCTAATACTCATggattttgtactttttgtgaCAAACCTAGAACCTGGAGACTTTGCTCAGGTTACAGTAGAAGATAAGCCAAGCACAACAGCACGAGAGACGATTAGCCACGAACGTGAGTGAACTTAATTatacaagaggaaaaaaataagacaatAGTGGATTCTACCAAGAGAAATCCCAAGCTGACCTCCTCCTTTGCCCAAATGTCATCGCAATGAGGAGCTCTGACCTCTCTATTTCTCATATATGGAAATGACACTGTCAGGCTGTAATTTCTGGGAAATGATTACAAGTTCATTTCTCATGGTCCTGTATCAGAACGAGCCTTGGAGCTTGCTCTGTGATtacttaaagaaaaatatacacaattttCCTCATACTACAAACGCAGACCTTTTAGTGTCTGAAGTTTACTTCATTAGTTTTCCGCCTGATCTTCAAGGATGTCGCAATTACGAACATTGTGCAAACAACTTAATTAGTGTCTCAGACAGACTTTGTGTGGTTTCTGACACTGGACGACTAATGTATACCATATGAATGGTAAGAGCAGCTCTGTTCCTATAAAGTTGATAAAGTATGAGCTTTAAAGTTGATAAAGTTAATAAAGTATGAGCTTCCTTCGGCTACATCAGGCTGCTTTCAAACatagcttaattttttttttctttcagaaaaaGTGGTGAAAAAATTTCGCTGCTCATGCAGTGTGCACACTGTAACCATGACGACACTCTTCCATACATAGCTAGCATCAGCGGTTGAGAAAACACGCCTTGTGTGAAAGCAGCTTTCGTCTTCTAGCAGTGCAAAATTACATTTTAGACACCAAACATGTCTTGGTTTAAGAGGAACAGTGTGTACTTTTAAATTGTAGATGATCTGTTCTTTAAAGCTCCATTTTTCCATCAACATTCTGAATATCACCCTGTGGAAGATGCACTCTTCTCTATATGGATtgctctatttatttttatgttcagtTATGGCTTCAGAAATAAGGAGCAACACCATTTGTCACCATGTGACATTTCTTATTGTACCTTATTGTATTCTTTGATATGATTTTATGTGCTAAAATATGGTTTAAATTGTTCTGTGGGACAgaaggtttatttaaaaaaacaaaaaaaacaaaaacaaacttgtCCTCCGTATTGTATGtcttaaaaaatgtttcaattaCAATACACATTCTTTACAGAAGTCAATACTTtgatattatttcatttattttcctgttgTGTAATCTGGACTGCTGGAAGAACATTTAGAGGAAATGGCTTAAGTAGTTAATACACTTCACAATGCACTAATCAAATCACTATCACTGTGTTTATAAGTCAGCCAATTATGtgtgaatatatttttgttagTCAGCCAAAAATGCAAAGTACATTACAAGATGAGCGACTGCACCTACAAGCAACCAAAACCATGTCCACCTTCAGCTTCATTCAGCTGCAACCAGTCAAGTGTGGAACAGATTTCAACAACACAGAGTATCTCACAGGTAatgcctttttctttttttatttaaaacatacacAGCACAGTTTGTCATGCCAAGATGCCTCCCAGCCTCCTGAAACATCTGAAGACATCTGACTGTTGGAAAGAGCTGAGACTGGACACTCAGTCcatgattaaaatgttttcttcgTCACGGTACATGGGTGAATGattactgttactatagaaacaataaatgtATCCACGTGTGCATTAACCTAAACATATGCGTTAGTcatagctgctgttatagaaaataaatcaacactgTTCAACCATCCAGAGACaattgaaggggaaaaaaaacagccccAATTTCTCCTTTTGTGTCACATGCTAGAGACTAAGTAATGAGAGGCGATGATTCAAATGCAACCCTTAGTAATTTTGGGTTGTAGAAACTGAGTTCTGTTAGATAGTGcaagtttaaaacacacaaaggctTTTGATTGATGTTTGTGCTTTTcgggatttttttttgccaaatccAAGTGTATATCCACCTTATCTAAATGTAGATGCAGATCACAGTGAAGTGAAGACACAAATTTCGATATTTATTTCGTTTTTATGAGAACAGAATACACAtttgtaatatgtacatgtgtacTTTTAAGGTGCTCAGCTTAAAAGCATGTGAAATAGATGCAATGTAAAGAAAGTATAAAAAGAGatcatttgtataaaaagagaTCATACATGTCTGTatacaggagaaaaaaacaaaacaaaaaaacaaccactgctaaaaaaaaaaaggcgctTAAAAACATAgtacaaatgtaaatacaaatattacCTGAGAAAGATAAATGCCTTaggaattaaaaatgaatatataacagCTGCCCTTGAAAGACCTAAAATGAAATGCTGCACATTTTGAAGATGAGTTAGAGCACATCTTTAACAGTGGAGTTCAGAACAGCATCGTGATCGGCCTTTCTCGATAACTCATTCTGTTGGGgggaagacaaaacaaaaaacaacaggaTGCAGGTTtacaacataacaaaaaaaaacaacaacattcccCTACAACAAGGATCCTCCTGAATACTAAAGTTGGTCAATAGTTCAACATTTCCTTGAATCCCACTGAGCTATATTCCACTTACTGAAGGAAAGAAGCTGGAAGTGAAACTGACTGGTTTCTGGGTGTgacaagaggggaaaaaaggctcACGCAATAGAGATAAAGCTACCTTCAAATTTGTCAtcaaaaattcatttaaataaaaatgaaatgaaaatatctCCAACAatcatttttgatttttttggatAATCATACTGGTGTTTTCTCCAGGTGTTTGTTATTAATCTGTTATTCTTGTTTTGTTAGCTTTATGACTATCTATATAAAGGAATGCTAAAATGTAATCAAAGTGTATTTTTTACTCACTGTAAAGTCAGAGTAGGTGATAGGGATGAGCTTCTTATCGCTGTTGAACTCCTGCAGTGGTGTCCGAGGGGCTGAGCTTGCCTCAAATGTTTTAAGCCTCTGCTGAAGcggggaaagaagaaaaaaaaaaaaaagagtctttaTGAAAGTCTTCTTACCAGTGGGATAAAAACACAATTGAGTATGTGCTTGATTGCAGAATAGATTTAAAACAAGCACCAGTTATGAAGCTCTCACTTTTAGGCAATGGCGCCCTCTAGTGCCACCCAGAAGCACTTTCATATCagtttttagaaataaatgtgatatttcGTGGGCAACAGGATACATTTTATAATCAAAACACAGAATGCTTTTACACTTTAAGTCAATTTACACTTGATAATGGTTTCAAACAATGCCATTCAACTGCTGGCTGATCTCGACCTAGGAGAAAATCAGCACCTTTTCCAACAAAAACTTGACACGTGGCATTATTTTCTATGATGGATTCAATTTACGTGTATCAAACTTGAATACAGCTTTCTCATGATCACCGGACACATGTCTTGGCCCATAGCTGTGAAAAATCGGATCATTTTGATATTGGCATTCATTTCTGTGATTGCATTCACATTCAGCCTCCAAAACAAACGTCAACCCCATCACACTCAACACATTATATACCTGAATTGCATTCTGGGACTGTGTGACCTGCATTTGCTTTGCTGTGTGCACTGGATTTGTTATTAAAACAAAGTTTACTGCTGGAAAATGATGAGGAAGGAAACTTGTTTTTAGGAGTTTCACTGAAACGTGCTTATTTCACAGCTTGGCTGGTGGTCATTTGAaagccatgcacacacacacacacacacacacagacacacaaggttTCACTGAGCTTGATGAAGTCTGGTGTCCACGTGCTTCAGTTATATAGTGTACAatcacaattgttttttttccatttccgtGACAACGTACACTAGGCTTACAACACGTATTACATGGAATCATCAGTTTTTGAGTAAATAAGCATGATACCAGCAGCAGTAATGATCGCATTACATCCCTAAATACACACTTACCTTGGCTGAGAGCGGAGGCTTGCTggatacacacaaaaaagtgcTGGAAGCACTGCTGGTGCTGCTGCTCATCGTTGTGGTGCGCAACGAAGGCTGATTAGGCATCTTAACAGGAAGAGAAACAGATACCAGATTAAGTAACAACCTCAAACACAAGCCAGCATTATGCCAACAGATGGTTGTAGCACCTTCCGTATCTTGCTGGGGGTCACGCTGTTGTTGGCTGCTCCATGGGGCCTCTTACTTGGGGTTTTAAACTGAGTGCCGTCTGCTTTCTTAGACATCTGGAAATCAGAGAAGGTTCCCTCACATTGTTGTTAAAGTTACTACATACTTCAGAGTCTGTGTGACTGATCAAATCACTCACACGATCgttcttttctttgtctttctgtgaGCGATGCTCTTCCCACTGTTTAGCGATGTACTCCATCACCTTCTGTCCTCTCATCAGAAATGATGAGCCTTGATTCTTTTCCCAAGCCTCCACATGCCATTTCAGATCTTCCTCGAGCTGTATGTGCACACAaactttcatttgttttctccAGGCAATCTTATTAATGTATAGAAAAATGCAGAGTTGTTTCCTTAGGTCTGTAACTGCTGTAACTGTAGCACAGAGCAACGACATGTTACAGTTAAGATGATTCAAAAAACCATTGCCAGACATGAGGGAAAATATTTAACCATTTTTAAACAGGATATAGTCTGCTACAACCTGTAAAATAGATTAcccatctaaaataaataacagtcagaaggtcatgagtttgccacaaagctgctgctgctgagcccgtgtctctctggataagggtgtgtgccaaatgccataaatgtaaatacaattattttatttatgctgCTGCAGtctaaaataatttaaagaaaaataaaaaaataaatatatatatagagcaaaaagtgaaagaaggaaaaaataaattacaaaaaaaaaaaaaaaaaagcaagaagtGCCTTATTTGAGCCAGTAAATTATCTCTTGATTATCtgtctaatttttttaatgtgctttTCTATGTCTGAAATTTAAGACAAGAACATGCAGTCTAAAAGTGCGTCAGTCGGAGAACTGAATATGATCCTTATGTAAAACATGACCATGGTCAAGCAGACAAAGTGGGACGTACGTAGTCTCAGCCTCAGGACCCACGGGGTGCATGAACATTTGAGTTGTGACGCTCTGCTTCTCGACTTCCTTTTCCTCTGAGGAGTGTTTACTGTGACCTTGAGAACATTGTGGATCAGCTGAACTCTGGATAATAATGTGAAGGTCACATTATACTGCAGACTCATTAATTTGCTttcttaaattaattatttgtgGTTGCATgtctggctgtttttttttgcagggaCATCAACCTTACATTTTAATGCCTGTAAACCTcacatttatgaaaaaataaatgtgattggTTGCTTTGCATGTCAAATGCCTTGTATCGGGCAGCCCTTAAAAAGCTGCTATGGAGTCCAGACTTTCTCCCGTCCGTCTGAAGCTCTGGCTAAGTCTGGCTACGTTAAAGAAGACATACGATACTGTAGGTAATGAAATATATATGCAGTGGTGTTTGTTCTGTACCTTTGGGAGCAGCTTCTGCACTTTAGCTCTATCCTTACTCTCCTTCAATAAAGAACCTCCTCTGTTGGAGAAGCGATTCGGATCTGCTGCCTTTCTCTGAATAAAACAGTGAATATATTCATCAATCCTCTGATTGAACACCAGCATCAGTATTTAAACATCATGCAAAGATTGTTGAGTGGCATATACTGAAATTCCACACCTCGAAATCCTGGAAGAGAGCCCAGTTCCTCTCCCATTTGTCAATGATCTCCAGTAATGGACGCGATTCCTCATAAAAGTGCTTCACCTTCAGAAGCTCAGAGTCATGCAGGCTGAGCAGCTCCTCCGTGTAATTAACTGCAAGACAGTAAACATAGGGTTAAATACACAATCCAGTACACGACAATGACAGCATGACCTTGATGCATTCAGTATCAGGTGGAAAGAGTGGAGCATCAGAACACATTGTATTCACCATCACAGAAGTGGACATTAAAAGGCTCTCGCTGTTCTGGACCAAGCATGCACTTGTCCCAGAAGACCACCAGCTCTTGTCGTACTTTATCAATCACCTCCTCTAGTTTGGTCCTCTGGAGCAGCTCGAGACGATCCACCACCCTCTGCcactgcaaacacaaacaattcaACTTCACACACAGTTTTCTCTCCAAACTTGAAAACTGCTCTGAACACACAACTCCTTCACAAAACCAAGCATAAACACAATTTGAAGCAGATTCACTAGTACTGATAAATATATCCAGTAGAGGGAGTTGATGTATTAATAGTGTAAATATTATAGTGGACCAAAGGTAGTATTATAGTATTAATAGTGTAATATTATAGATTCAAAATGcataatgcactttttttttttttttttttacatataaaccAATTTCCTGTAAAACTATTTGGGGTTCTGACTTCTGAAATTTCTTGTATGGTGCCTTGATTTCAGGTCTAAAAACTCACCCTTCTGATGTCATCACAGAAAGTGCCGAGTGGCTCCTGTTTGAATTCCTGTGCCTCCTCGTCCGGACAGCTCAAGCGATTCCATAGGCTTGTAGCACGATCCTTAAGTTTGTCACGGGATGAAATAAGAGATTCCTTCTTCATCTCCAGCTGGACACAAAACATGGAGAAACATGGTTGTTCTAGATTCAAGTCCTTTGGTTTTTCTTTACTAGAAGCCAGCAGGTTTAAATTGTAATCACCCACACGCATGGGACGCACATGTGGGCGCCACCCACACGCACGGTGCTCCACCCACACGGCAAATTCAAACACAAAATTCAAACATAAAACATGTTGCTATTTGATCTTGTAACAGCAGCAGGAGCTCCAGGCtttatacattaaaatgatACCTTTACACTAGTACGTATAATACTCTGGAACAGCTACCTGGCTGAGCAACAGCTTGAGAGCTTTGATGTTCTCATGTGTGAGCAAGAAGATGTCTGTGTCGGAACAGACGGAATCTCGCTCCAGACTAGTTTCCGGCTCATGGCCCATCTCTTCCATCAGACCTCGTATGTCCTCGCGGAGCCCAGAAAACACCTTCACCCTGCTCtcctgcaaacaaacaaacaaaaaaaacagatggaACAGCAAGGCAGCTGTTGATTAATAATCAGCACCCTGTAGTGAGTGACGATTAGCTAAGGTCAGATCTTTCAAAACCTCCCGAAGAGCGAGAGGTCAAGTAAAGTGTACAATTAACTCTAATCATGTGATAGCACATAGTGGCAGTGTTGAAGGAAATTGTTAAGGGAAGCAAGTTTTgtttaaattgaataaataaacaaacaaataaataaaatctccagCTTCAATCTCTCAACACTCAAGTCAAATGAATGTTGAGTAAGTTAAAGTGATAAAGATGGCTTAGATAAAGGGAGCTGGTCATGAATCTTTTACTTTGTAAAGGTCTTGCAATTAATGTTTCTGCCTACAGCATTACAAGATTAACTGGcagtctaaaaaataaaaaagcacttcTCCAGTGAACTCAGGACTAGTCAGATTACAGCAAAGGGTTGTTTTGCCATCTCACTAACTCTACCTGTAGACTTGAGAGGCAACAGAAGTATAATACTCATTAaatggatctccaacttcctgactAACAGACCACAAACGGTGCAAACATGTCTCACCCTCAAACACATCTAACCCTCTCTCAAAAATAtgtaacaatataaataaataaaataaaagatttgcaAACAAAACCAAGTGGCTAATTTGAGGGGTTGAAAATGAAAGGTTTTCTTAGTTAGCATCAGCAGTTGCTACTATACATGAGGCAAGATGTGGATACGAGGCAGATCCAGAATGTTAAATGCAATtcagcagaaataaaaagaggCACGTGACGGTGTTTACTTTTTCCTTGCTAAGCTTCTCGATGTGCTCACGGAGCTCCTGCAGTTGTGTTTGAGATGGCATGCTGCCAGTGGGAATGTAGTAGGGTGTagcacacagtgtcacacacagctCCTCGTCCTGCTGTGTCAGATCACTTAGCTCCCTCAGACGCTCGCTCTTTTCCTTCTGCAGGACCTCCAGATGGCAGCGCAGGTTCTTCTCCAGCTGAAGAACTGTCAGGTCATCCTCTACCTGGAAAAGAACAGCATGAATTGAATGCCATTCCAAAGTCAAGCTCACTATAAAACACCCTCTGATGCTTATTATGGACAAGGCATATAAACAAGGCAGCGCTAAACCAGAGGTGTCAAAGTCTGGTTAGTCAAGTTATATACATTTGGATAAGTGTACAATTATCCAAACAGATGTGTTATAAGATATCCTTTCATTTTTAGTACggatggatttgtttttttcatcaCTAATCTATTAAAAACACTGCACTGCATACTGGAAGTAGATTATTCTCCTATAACAGTACATCTCCAtgtgctttaataaataatcgGGGTGTTTTATAAATTTGGACTCctgataaaattataaaaatcccataaattaaaaaaagactaattATACTTAATTAAATATGCATTGTCAAATTGTAAAGCCTCGAtagtttttttctcattaattaatttgacattttgcttagaaatgtttaaagagATATAACAGGCAGATGATGTGCCACCTTTGATCAGAACAGCAAATCATAACTCAGAACAATGATTTATGTAAGTGTACAAAGTGACTTCAGGTGATTTACATTGTATGGACTTTCAACTTTAATCATTCTACCAAACCTACTTTATATGGTTCCAAAGACAACTCGAGGGACAGCGACTCCAACTGCTTCCGAGTCGTAATGATGCTGGTTTTGATGCGGTGCCTCAGCGACTCCTCTTCAGTGATCATGTCCTTCAGAAGGTCCTTTGTGTATAAAGAAGACAATTAACAAACACGTACAAAATAATAACAGAGCACAGGGCAAAGCAAACACCTAATCTTACCTCTATATATTTCTTAACAGTCTGCATCCTTTCAATCCTTTGTTCCTCCATGATTCCGATACTGTCCCAGATGTCCACCAGCCTTGCCATGGCATGATTGATGTCGGTTACAAGGGAAGAAGCCAAGGCTTGACTGTAGGGTGAAACCAATTTTGGTGCCATAACATTAGCAAATGACTGCTAACATTCAGTAACAAAAAGTAATACACAACCATAAATGATTTTAACACAATGTTATTCATGTgaacataataaaaaattgttaaaatgtttagcaaaagtttgcacccccacgattattattattttttaatctaaaatgtttgtgttcCTGATACTGGCATTTTGAGTAGTtattcacacactt encodes:
- the zgc:86764 gene encoding protein regulator of cytokinesis 1 isoform X2; translated protein: MMGSRKSQALASSLVTDINHAMARLVDIWDSIGIMEEQRIERMQTVKKYIEDLLKDMITEEESLRHRIKTSIITTRKQLESLSLELSLEPYKVEDDLTVLQLEKNLRCHLEVLQKEKSERLRELSDLTQQDEELCVTLCATPYYIPTGSMPSQTQLQELREHIEKLSKEKESRVKVFSGLREDIRGLMEEMGHEPETSLERDSVCSDTDIFLLTHENIKALKLLLSQLEMKKESLISSRDKLKDRATSLWNRLSCPDEEAQEFKQEPLGTFCDDIRRWQRVVDRLELLQRTKLEEVIDKVRQELVVFWDKCMLGPEQREPFNVHFCDVNYTEELLSLHDSELLKVKHFYEESRPLLEIIDKWERNWALFQDFERKAADPNRFSNRGGSLLKESKDRAKVQKLLPKLEEDLKWHVEAWEKNQGSSFLMRGQKVMEYIAKQWEEHRSQKDKEKNDRMSKKADGTQFKTPSKRPHGAANNSVTPSKIRKMPNQPSLRTTTMSSSTSSASSTFLCVSSKPPLSAKRLKTFEASSAPRTPLQEFNSDKKLIPITYSDFTNELSRKADHDAVLNSTVKDVL
- the zgc:86764 gene encoding protein regulator of cytokinesis 1 isoform X1, which produces MMGSRKSQALASSLVTDINHAMARLVDIWDSIGIMEEQRIERMQTVKKYIEDLLKDMITEEESLRHRIKTSIITTRKQLESLSLELSLEPYKVEDDLTVLQLEKNLRCHLEVLQKEKSERLRELSDLTQQDEELCVTLCATPYYIPTGSMPSQTQLQELREHIEKLSKEKESRVKVFSGLREDIRGLMEEMGHEPETSLERDSVCSDTDIFLLTHENIKALKLLLSQLEMKKESLISSRDKLKDRATSLWNRLSCPDEEAQEFKQEPLGTFCDDIRRWQRVVDRLELLQRTKLEEVIDKVRQELVVFWDKCMLGPEQREPFNVHFCDVNYTEELLSLHDSELLKVKHFYEESRPLLEIIDKWERNWALFQDFERKAADPNRFSNRGGSLLKESKDRAKVQKLLPKLEEDLKWHVEAWEKNQGSSFLMRGQKVMEYIAKQWEEHRSQKDKEKNDRMSKKADGTQFKTPSKRPHGAANNSVTPSKIRKMPNQPSLRTTTMSSSTSSASSTFLCVSSKPPLSAKQRLKTFEASSAPRTPLQEFNSDKKLIPITYSDFTNELSRKADHDAVLNSTVKDVL